One region of Vespa crabro chromosome 15, iyVesCrab1.2, whole genome shotgun sequence genomic DNA includes:
- the LOC124429369 gene encoding cuticle protein 7-like has translation MNVLLGYQDSLGRYSFGYSTLDSARSEIKTLNGVIHGAYSYVDDNGVIQSTQYIADDDGFRVVATNLPQLQTIPNEDTAEVSTVARKAHLEDFLIDEKMPKEIENEKERTNVSEPKKTVEIASSINDKSSGSIAIDQLPVPVFGISYGDQVLVPMGKN, from the exons ATGAACGTACTTCTTGGCTATCAGGATAGTTTAGGTCGTTATAGCTTTGGTTATAGTACACTTGACTCGGCGAGATCAGAGATCAAAACTTTAAATGGTGTAATACATGGTGCATATAGTTACGTCGATGACAACGGTGTAATACAAAGTACCCAGTACATTGCCGACGACGATGGTTTTCGTGTCGTAGCTACAAATCTTCCACAGTTACAGACAATTCCAAATGAAGATACAGCTGAGGTATCGACTGTTGCTCGTAAAGCTCATTTGGAAGATTTTCTAATCGACGAAAAAATGCCGAAAGAGATTGAAAACGAGAAGGAACGTACGAACGTATCG GAACCAAAGAAAACCGTAGAGATTGCGTCGTCGATCAATGACAAATCTAGTGGATCTATTGCGATCGATCAACTTCCTGTTCCCGTATTTGGAATCTCTTATGGCGATCAAGTGCTCGTGCCAATGGGAAAAAACTAG